A section of the Oryzias melastigma strain HK-1 linkage group LG14, ASM292280v2, whole genome shotgun sequence genome encodes:
- the mis18a gene encoding protein Mis18-alpha: MASWKTPNGAYRKNLNKTFEGGSLNSSSVKEILFGHDNHVVEEEDDGPVVFVCGKCRLPVGDSLSWDGSEYGENQIKLKRVTDNVLVGKEHRLLEVGKRSLCITVDLICRGCHVVLGMVYTSTPKQLDHKRFTFCFNVADIDSYVLGSASQMMAAEGPDETPVTLEYRGFVEQQLSEMKMLVVSMAQRQEEIESGLQDGCDEV, encoded by the exons ATGGCTTCTTGGAAAACTCCGAACGGGGCCTATCGGAAAAATCTTAATAAGACATTTGAAGGTGGCAGTTTGAACTCCTCCTCTGTTAAAGAAATTCTTTTCGGTCACGATAACCatgtggtggaggaggaagacgacGGACCCGTCGTCTTCGTCTGTGGGAAGTGCAGGCTGCCTGTTGGGGATTCACTTTCATGGGACGGAAGTGAATACGGAGAAAACCAGATAAAACTGAAAC gAGTTACTGACAACGTTCTCGTTGGAAAAGAGCATCGTTTGTTAGAAGTAGGAAAGCGTTCTCTCTG TATAACTGTAGATCTCATCTGTCGAGGTTGTCATGTTGTGCTCGGCATGGTTTACACATCCACTCCCAAACAGCTGGACCACAAAAGGTTTACGTTCTGTTTCAACGTAGCAGACATCGACAG CTATGTGCTCGGCTCTGCAAGCCAGATGATGGCAGCAGAGGGCCCAGATGAGACCCCAGTTACGCTGGAGTACAGAGGCTTTGTTGAACAACAGCTATCAGAG ATGAAAATGCTGGTGGTGTCCATGGCGCAGAGGCAGGAGGAGATCGAAAGTGGCCTTCAGGATGGGTGTGATGAAGTTTAA
- the haus1 gene encoding HAUS augmin-like complex subunit 1 produces the protein MGERIKKVNSWLGSVFGDQPVPQFEVNTRTMDILYQLSQTSEARCSDTALLVEDLRQKTSEYQTEAIYLQDVLLEGVGLSPTSLSKPAADYVSALVDSAVVLGVRDTSLGSFMPAINSLTNELLEAEKSNRRLERELGALRERLGSTLVLRANLQEDIDRTAKSQAVEGSKAEERLLTMDFVVAKTRELTNKWKKSEAQLASRNMDKSITHQAIVQLAEEVGALKTEIIPLKKKLESYLDLSPNPSLAQVEIEEAKRELAAIDSQLEENLNFN, from the exons ATGGGTGAAAGGATAAAAAAG GTTAACAGCTGGCTCGGCTCAGTGTTTGGTGATCAGCCGGTGCCACAGTTTGAGGTAAATACAAGGACAATGGACATATTGTACCAGCTTTCACAGACCAGTGAAGCCCGGTGTAGTGACACCGCTCTGCTTGTAGAAGACCTCAGACAGAAAACGTCAGAATACCAGACAGAAG CTATTTACCTGCAGGATGTTCTTCTAGAAGGGGTTGGTCTCTCTCCCACAAGCTTGTCAAAACCAGCTGCAGACTATGTGTCTGCTTTAGTGGACAGTGCTGTGGTGCTGGGAGTAAGAGATACATCACTGGGAAG TTTTATGCCAGCTATCAACAGCCTCACCAATGAACTTCTGGAAGCGGAGAAGTCTAACAGAAGACTCGAGAGGGAACTTGGAGCTCTCAGAGAGAGACTTGGTTCCACTCTGGTGCTACGGGCAAACTTGCAAGA GGATATTGACAGAACTGCCAAATCTCAAGCAGTGGAGGGCTCTAAAGCAGAAGAAAGGCTGCTCACCATGGATTTTGTGGTGGCAAAGACCAGAGAGCTTACTAACAAATGGAAGAAATCAGAG GCTCAGCTGGCATCCAGGAACATGGATAAATCCATCACCCACCAGGCCATTGTGCAACTGGCCGAG GAAGTCGGTGCCCTGAAAACGGAAATAATCCCcctgaaaaaaaagctggagTCATACTTGGACCTCAGCcca AACCCGTCTCTAGCACAAGTTGAGATAGAAGAAGCAAAAAGAGAGCTG GCTGCAATTGATTCTCAACTTgaagaaaatttgaatttcaatTGA
- the eva1c gene encoding protein eva-1 homolog C isoform X3, whose protein sequence is MRVMSWTRPCPGPDWISLLCLALLLWTRRVNGLSDFSNYLSRILTSHSAHACDGTPLRLHCPRHSTISIQSAFYGSGEVWPCRVEPPLRAHNHSCAAFTALQKLLSECQSHRDCQLPVNHLLFGKDPCPGTTKYLHVEYKCKPAEHKRLLVCEGETMVLHCKPPRVLNIYAAVYGRRLGQTDTCPSPLSRPPPFECLNHEALHMVSESCYSKQKCAVTVGNQTFRDPCFPGTRKYLSVLYSCDLGEPSSKGSGRPENSGAMMSNSLLTYTYIREHPEMAALLFTSSVCVGLLFTLLALSVRVTCRGRQLRGRQVTTSKPGSPAVCCEDNEDGDEKEDETVTEGSLLSAAERTDINSWEDATYVSEAAELAERIERREMIIQEIWMNSYPMFPLSCARAQLRTAPTPVAHSKSILRTT, encoded by the exons ATGCGAGTCATGAGCTGGACCCGTCCTTGTCCCGGACCGGACTGGATCAGCCTCCTCTGCCTCGCTTTACTCCTGTGGACCAGGCGCGTCAACGGGCTCTCTGACTTTTCAA ACTACCTGTCCAGGATCCTCACCAGCCACTCCGCCCACGCCTGTGACGGGACGCCCCTGCGGCTCCACTGCCCTCGCCATTCCACCATCTCCATCCAGTCGGCCTTCTATGGGAGCGGTGAGGTGTGGCCGTGTAGAGTAGAGCCTCCACTCAGAGCCCACAACCACAGCTGTGCAGCTTTTACCGCTCTACAG AAGCTCTTATCAGAGTGTCAGAGCCACAGAGACTGCCAGCTGCCGGTAAATCATCTGCTGTTTGGGAAGGACCCCTGCCCTGGTACCACCAAGTACCTCCATGTGGAATACAAGTGCAAACCTG CTGAACACAAACGACTGTTGGTATGTGAGGGAGAGACCATGGTCCTGCACTGCAAGCCCCCCAGGGTGCTGAACATCTATGCAGCTGTCTACGGCAGACGTCTGGGTCAGACAGACACCTGCCCCTCTCCCCTCTCAAGACCACCCCCGTTTG AGTGCTTGAACCATGAGGCCCTGCACATGGTGTCCGAGTCCTGCTACAGCAAACAAAAGTGTGCCGTTACCGTCGGCAACCAAACCTTTAGGGACCCTTGCTTTCCAGGAACCAGGAAGTACCTCAGTGTTCTCTATTCTTGTG ACCTGGGAGAGCCGTCCTCCAAAGGGTCGGGCAGGCCAGAAAACTCAGGAGCAATGATGAGCAACTCCCTCCTAACATACACCTACATCAGAG AGCACCCAGAAATGGCGGCTCTGCTCTTCACGTCCAGCGTGTGCGTCGGCCTTCTCTTTACACTGCTGGCTCTGTCGGTGCGCGTGACCTGCAGAGGGCGACAGCTCAGAGGTCGCCAGGTCACAACAAGCAAGCCTGGAAGCCCGGCTGTTTGTTGTGAAGACAATGAGGATGGAGACGAAAAGGAAGATGAAACCGTCACCGAGGGTTCTTTACTCTCCGCTGCAGAAAGGACGGACATAAACAGTTGGGAGGACGCGACTTATGTGAGTGAAGCAGCTGAACTGGCTGAGAGGATCGAACGGCGAGAGATGATCATTCAAGAGATTTGGATGAACTCTTAcccaatgttccctctaagctgcgcacgtgcgcaattgcgcactgctcccacgcccgttgcgcacagcaaatctattctgcgcacaacataa
- the eva1c gene encoding protein eva-1 homolog C isoform X1: MRVMSWTRPCPGPDWISLLCLALLLWTRRVNGLSDFSNYLSRILTSHSAHACDGTPLRLHCPRHSTISIQSAFYGSGEVWPCRVEPPLRAHNHSCAAFTALQKLLSECQSHRDCQLPVNHLLFGKDPCPGTTKYLHVEYKCKPAEHKRLLVCEGETMVLHCKPPRVLNIYAAVYGRRLGQTDTCPSPLSRPPPFECLNHEALHMVSESCYSKQKCAVTVGNQTFRDPCFPGTRKYLSVLYSCVPQTLLKEADPSFLSSTPFPSTKKDLGEPSSKGSGRPENSGAMMSNSLLTYTYIREHPEMAALLFTSSVCVGLLFTLLALSVRVTCRGRQLRGRQVTTSKPGSPAVCCEDNEDGDEKEDETVTEGSLLSAAERTDINSWEDATYVSEAAELAERIERREMIIQEIWMNSYPMFPLSCARAQLRTAPTPVAHSKSILRTT, translated from the exons ATGCGAGTCATGAGCTGGACCCGTCCTTGTCCCGGACCGGACTGGATCAGCCTCCTCTGCCTCGCTTTACTCCTGTGGACCAGGCGCGTCAACGGGCTCTCTGACTTTTCAA ACTACCTGTCCAGGATCCTCACCAGCCACTCCGCCCACGCCTGTGACGGGACGCCCCTGCGGCTCCACTGCCCTCGCCATTCCACCATCTCCATCCAGTCGGCCTTCTATGGGAGCGGTGAGGTGTGGCCGTGTAGAGTAGAGCCTCCACTCAGAGCCCACAACCACAGCTGTGCAGCTTTTACCGCTCTACAG AAGCTCTTATCAGAGTGTCAGAGCCACAGAGACTGCCAGCTGCCGGTAAATCATCTGCTGTTTGGGAAGGACCCCTGCCCTGGTACCACCAAGTACCTCCATGTGGAATACAAGTGCAAACCTG CTGAACACAAACGACTGTTGGTATGTGAGGGAGAGACCATGGTCCTGCACTGCAAGCCCCCCAGGGTGCTGAACATCTATGCAGCTGTCTACGGCAGACGTCTGGGTCAGACAGACACCTGCCCCTCTCCCCTCTCAAGACCACCCCCGTTTG AGTGCTTGAACCATGAGGCCCTGCACATGGTGTCCGAGTCCTGCTACAGCAAACAAAAGTGTGCCGTTACCGTCGGCAACCAAACCTTTAGGGACCCTTGCTTTCCAGGAACCAGGAAGTACCTCAGTGTTCTCTATTCTTGTG TCCCACAGACTTTATTAAAGGAGGCAGATCCAAGCTTTTTAAGCTCCACCCCCTTTCCAAGCACGAAAAAAG ACCTGGGAGAGCCGTCCTCCAAAGGGTCGGGCAGGCCAGAAAACTCAGGAGCAATGATGAGCAACTCCCTCCTAACATACACCTACATCAGAG AGCACCCAGAAATGGCGGCTCTGCTCTTCACGTCCAGCGTGTGCGTCGGCCTTCTCTTTACACTGCTGGCTCTGTCGGTGCGCGTGACCTGCAGAGGGCGACAGCTCAGAGGTCGCCAGGTCACAACAAGCAAGCCTGGAAGCCCGGCTGTTTGTTGTGAAGACAATGAGGATGGAGACGAAAAGGAAGATGAAACCGTCACCGAGGGTTCTTTACTCTCCGCTGCAGAAAGGACGGACATAAACAGTTGGGAGGACGCGACTTATGTGAGTGAAGCAGCTGAACTGGCTGAGAGGATCGAACGGCGAGAGATGATCATTCAAGAGATTTGGATGAACTCTTAcccaatgttccctctaagctgcgcacgtgcgcaattgcgcactgctcccacgcccgttgcgcacagcaaatctattctgcgcacaacataa
- the eva1c gene encoding protein eva-1 homolog C isoform X2 has product MRVMSWTRPCPGPDWISLLCLALLLWTRRVNGLSDFSNYLSRILTSHSAHACDGTPLRLHCPRHSTISIQSAFYGSGEVWPCRVEPPLRAHNHSCAAFTALQKLLSECQSHRDCQLPVNHLLFGKDPCPGTTKYLHVEYKCKPAEHKRLLVCEGETMVLHCKPPRVLNIYAAVYGRRLGQTDTCPSPLSRPPPFECLNHEALHMVSESCYSKQKCAVTVGNQTFRDPCFPGTRKYLSVLYSCVPQTLLKEADPSFLSSTPFPSTKKDLGEPSSKGSGRPENSGAMMSNSLLTYTYIREHPEMAALLFTSSVCVGLLFTLLALSVRVTCRGRQLRGRQVTTSKPGSPAVCCEDNEDGDEKEDETVTEGSLLSAAERTDINSWEDATYVSEAAELAERIERREMIIQEIWMNSYLNGSSC; this is encoded by the exons ATGCGAGTCATGAGCTGGACCCGTCCTTGTCCCGGACCGGACTGGATCAGCCTCCTCTGCCTCGCTTTACTCCTGTGGACCAGGCGCGTCAACGGGCTCTCTGACTTTTCAA ACTACCTGTCCAGGATCCTCACCAGCCACTCCGCCCACGCCTGTGACGGGACGCCCCTGCGGCTCCACTGCCCTCGCCATTCCACCATCTCCATCCAGTCGGCCTTCTATGGGAGCGGTGAGGTGTGGCCGTGTAGAGTAGAGCCTCCACTCAGAGCCCACAACCACAGCTGTGCAGCTTTTACCGCTCTACAG AAGCTCTTATCAGAGTGTCAGAGCCACAGAGACTGCCAGCTGCCGGTAAATCATCTGCTGTTTGGGAAGGACCCCTGCCCTGGTACCACCAAGTACCTCCATGTGGAATACAAGTGCAAACCTG CTGAACACAAACGACTGTTGGTATGTGAGGGAGAGACCATGGTCCTGCACTGCAAGCCCCCCAGGGTGCTGAACATCTATGCAGCTGTCTACGGCAGACGTCTGGGTCAGACAGACACCTGCCCCTCTCCCCTCTCAAGACCACCCCCGTTTG AGTGCTTGAACCATGAGGCCCTGCACATGGTGTCCGAGTCCTGCTACAGCAAACAAAAGTGTGCCGTTACCGTCGGCAACCAAACCTTTAGGGACCCTTGCTTTCCAGGAACCAGGAAGTACCTCAGTGTTCTCTATTCTTGTG TCCCACAGACTTTATTAAAGGAGGCAGATCCAAGCTTTTTAAGCTCCACCCCCTTTCCAAGCACGAAAAAAG ACCTGGGAGAGCCGTCCTCCAAAGGGTCGGGCAGGCCAGAAAACTCAGGAGCAATGATGAGCAACTCCCTCCTAACATACACCTACATCAGAG AGCACCCAGAAATGGCGGCTCTGCTCTTCACGTCCAGCGTGTGCGTCGGCCTTCTCTTTACACTGCTGGCTCTGTCGGTGCGCGTGACCTGCAGAGGGCGACAGCTCAGAGGTCGCCAGGTCACAACAAGCAAGCCTGGAAGCCCGGCTGTTTGTTGTGAAGACAATGAGGATGGAGACGAAAAGGAAGATGAAACCGTCACCGAGGGTTCTTTACTCTCCGCTGCAGAAAGGACGGACATAAACAGTTGGGAGGACGCGACTTATGTGAGTGAAGCAGCTGAACTGGCTGAGAGGATCGAACGGCGAGAGATGATCATTCAAGAGATTTGGATGAA
- the eva1c gene encoding protein eva-1 homolog C isoform X4 has protein sequence MGAKLLSECQSHRDCQLPVNHLLFGKDPCPGTTKYLHVEYKCKPAEHKRLLVCEGETMVLHCKPPRVLNIYAAVYGRRLGQTDTCPSPLSRPPPFECLNHEALHMVSESCYSKQKCAVTVGNQTFRDPCFPGTRKYLSVLYSCVPQTLLKEADPSFLSSTPFPSTKKDLGEPSSKGSGRPENSGAMMSNSLLTYTYIREHPEMAALLFTSSVCVGLLFTLLALSVRVTCRGRQLRGRQVTTSKPGSPAVCCEDNEDGDEKEDETVTEGSLLSAAERTDINSWEDATYVSEAAELAERIERREMIIQEIWMNSYPMFPLSCARAQLRTAPTPVAHSKSILRTT, from the exons ATGGGAGCG AAGCTCTTATCAGAGTGTCAGAGCCACAGAGACTGCCAGCTGCCGGTAAATCATCTGCTGTTTGGGAAGGACCCCTGCCCTGGTACCACCAAGTACCTCCATGTGGAATACAAGTGCAAACCTG CTGAACACAAACGACTGTTGGTATGTGAGGGAGAGACCATGGTCCTGCACTGCAAGCCCCCCAGGGTGCTGAACATCTATGCAGCTGTCTACGGCAGACGTCTGGGTCAGACAGACACCTGCCCCTCTCCCCTCTCAAGACCACCCCCGTTTG AGTGCTTGAACCATGAGGCCCTGCACATGGTGTCCGAGTCCTGCTACAGCAAACAAAAGTGTGCCGTTACCGTCGGCAACCAAACCTTTAGGGACCCTTGCTTTCCAGGAACCAGGAAGTACCTCAGTGTTCTCTATTCTTGTG TCCCACAGACTTTATTAAAGGAGGCAGATCCAAGCTTTTTAAGCTCCACCCCCTTTCCAAGCACGAAAAAAG ACCTGGGAGAGCCGTCCTCCAAAGGGTCGGGCAGGCCAGAAAACTCAGGAGCAATGATGAGCAACTCCCTCCTAACATACACCTACATCAGAG AGCACCCAGAAATGGCGGCTCTGCTCTTCACGTCCAGCGTGTGCGTCGGCCTTCTCTTTACACTGCTGGCTCTGTCGGTGCGCGTGACCTGCAGAGGGCGACAGCTCAGAGGTCGCCAGGTCACAACAAGCAAGCCTGGAAGCCCGGCTGTTTGTTGTGAAGACAATGAGGATGGAGACGAAAAGGAAGATGAAACCGTCACCGAGGGTTCTTTACTCTCCGCTGCAGAAAGGACGGACATAAACAGTTGGGAGGACGCGACTTATGTGAGTGAAGCAGCTGAACTGGCTGAGAGGATCGAACGGCGAGAGATGATCATTCAAGAGATTTGGATGAACTCTTAcccaatgttccctctaagctgcgcacgtgcgcaattgcgcactgctcccacgcccgttgcgcacagcaaatctattctgcgcacaacataa